A DNA window from Myxocyprinus asiaticus isolate MX2 ecotype Aquarium Trade chromosome 45, UBuf_Myxa_2, whole genome shotgun sequence contains the following coding sequences:
- the LOC127435056 gene encoding fructose-2,6-bisphosphatase TIGAR B-like: MNQEEPVTHNCIMLTFALTIVRHGETQYNRDKLLQGQGIDTPLSDTGHQQAAAAGHYLRDLHFTNVFASNLQRAVQTAEIILRNNLHSSATEVVLDPLLRERGFGVAEGRPKEDLKNMANAAGQACRDYTPPGGETLEQVKTRFKKFLKSLYQRMLDDHGSPNPCSASIPGPSEPEQPVIAGLANDGVHVVPVHALIVSHGAFIRVSVRHLVEDLQCAVPAGLKMSQMFSPCPNTGICRFIITLCREESSPRATHIQCVFINRKDHLNDIKNSD; encoded by the exons ATGAACCAGGAAGAGCCGGTAACACATAACTGTATCATGCTGACATTTGCATTAACAATCGTTCGACA TGGTGAAACACAATATAACAGGGATAAGTTGCTTCAAG gtcAGGGCATTGACACACCGCTGTCAGACACAGGACATCAGCAGGCAGCAGCAGCTGGCCATTATCTCAGAGATCTGCATTTCACTAATGTCTTCGCCAGTAACCTGCAGAGAGCCGTTCAG ACGGCTGAAATAATTTTAAGAAACAACCTTCATTCTTCTGCTACTGAGGTGGTGTTGGATCCTTTACTCAGAGAGAGG GGGTTTGGTGTAGCAGAGGGAAGACCAAAAGAAGATCTGAAGAACATGGCTAACGCAGCGGGTCAGGCCTGCCGAGACTACACCCCGCCAGGTGGTGAGACGCTGGAACAG GTGAAGACACGCTTCAAGAAATTCCTCAAATCCTTGTATCAGCGCATGTTAGATGATCATGGCTCACCCAACCCATGTTCTGCATCCATTCCCGGACCATCAGAACCAGAACAGCCTGTGATTGCTGGACTAGCTAATGATGGAGTCCATGTAGTACCCGTCCATGCTCTGATTGTCAGTCATGGGGCGTTTATCCGTGTGTCCGTCCGCCACCTAGTGGAGGACCTGCAGTGTGCTGTGCCAGCAGGCCTGAAGATGAGCCAGATGTTCTCCCCATGCCCAAACACAGGCATCTGCAGGTTCATCATCACCCTGTGTAGAGAAGAGAGCAGCCCACGGGCCACCCACATCCAGTGTGTCTTTATCAACAGAAAAGACCACCTGAATGACatcaaaaactctgattaa